Proteins encoded in a region of the Mucispirillum schaedleri ASF457 genome:
- the ybeY gene encoding rRNA maturation RNase YbeY: protein MKILYTDEMNCCLSYEFFTLVAESVFNELDMSSNEYEISLLITDDETIRKYNKEYRNKDRATDVLSFPMEDDIILGDVAISFETAKRQSEEAEINIDREVAFLFIHGLLHLLGYDHETSQEDEEEMFALQEKILKKLVDYGTVS, encoded by the coding sequence GAAAATTTTATATACTGATGAAATGAACTGCTGTTTAAGCTATGAATTTTTTACTCTTGTTGCTGAATCTGTATTTAATGAGCTTGATATGAGCAGTAATGAATATGAAATATCATTACTTATAACTGATGATGAAACAATAAGAAAGTATAATAAAGAATATAGAAATAAAGACAGAGCAACAGATGTGTTATCTTTTCCTATGGAAGATGATATTATTCTTGGAGATGTTGCTATATCTTTTGAAACTGCAAAAAGGCAGTCAGAAGAAGCAGAAATAAATATAGACAGGGAAGTGGCATTTCTTTTTATACATGGCTTACTGCATCTTTTAGGATATGACCATGAAACAAGTCAGGAAGATGAAGAAGAAATGTTTGCATTACAGGAAAAAATATTAAAAAAACTTGTTGACTATGGCACGGTTTCATAG
- a CDS encoding hemolysin family protein: MDISIWWEIAFLVISLFLSAYFSTMETAAAYLSEVKTKQLFTKDDENNLSAWITQRNKVLNTIFLGNTLFNVINVFLIIDIISKYISSYTLLISAAAAFILILMFGETIPKTLARYEVISISSRHVKILSKFYILFFPVIFISDILTAFSLKLFGKNLKKDPKFSEDELEFLINVGEKEGKLQPDKGEMITNIFDISDIDVKEIMVPRIDVTAVPENISTEEIKEIIRETEYSRIPVYRNSLDNIIGILYVKDLIRLKGTDYKMEDLLKLLRKPLFVPETKKIDLMLKEFQKNKLHIAVVVDEYGGTAGIITMEDILEEIVGDILDEYDIDSEEIKQISENKYIINGRMSVNDFCDYFNIEEFDEDDDYDTVAGLVFDIAGEVPKIGDEFIWNNFKFIIKRLENRRIDLMEVEILGGRYEYQEEAGNE, from the coding sequence GTGGATATTAGTATCTGGTGGGAGATTGCATTTTTAGTAATTTCTTTATTTTTATCTGCTTATTTTTCAACAATGGAAACAGCAGCAGCTTATCTTAGTGAAGTAAAAACAAAGCAGCTTTTTACAAAAGATGACGAAAACAATCTTTCTGCATGGATTACTCAGCGAAATAAAGTATTAAATACTATATTTTTAGGTAATACATTATTTAATGTAATTAATGTATTTTTAATAATAGATATAATCAGCAAGTATATTTCATCATATACTCTTTTAATTTCTGCAGCTGCTGCATTTATTTTAATATTGATGTTTGGAGAAACTATACCAAAAACTCTTGCCCGCTATGAAGTGATTAGTATTTCTTCCAGGCATGTTAAAATTTTAAGTAAATTTTATATTCTTTTTTTTCCTGTTATATTTATATCGGATATATTAACAGCTTTTTCTTTAAAGCTTTTTGGCAAAAATTTGAAAAAAGACCCTAAATTTTCTGAAGATGAATTGGAATTTTTAATAAATGTTGGTGAAAAGGAAGGTAAACTGCAGCCAGATAAAGGCGAAATGATTACTAATATTTTTGATATTTCAGATATTGATGTAAAGGAAATTATGGTTCCAAGAATTGATGTTACAGCAGTGCCTGAAAATATTTCTACTGAGGAAATAAAAGAAATAATTAGAGAGACTGAATATTCAAGAATACCTGTTTATAGAAACTCACTTGATAATATAATAGGTATATTATATGTAAAAGATTTGATACGCCTTAAAGGAACAGATTACAAAATGGAAGATTTATTAAAACTTTTACGCAAGCCTTTATTTGTGCCTGAAACTAAAAAAATAGACTTAATGCTTAAAGAATTCCAAAAAAATAAACTGCATATAGCGGTTGTTGTTGATGAATATGGCGGCACAGCAGGTATTATCACGATGGAAGATATTTTAGAAGAAATAGTTGGTGATATTTTAGATGAATACGATATAGATAGTGAAGAAATTAAACAAATCTCTGAAAATAAGTATATTATAAATGGCAGAATGAGTGTTAATGATTTCTGTGATTATTTTAATATAGAAGAATTTGATGAAGATGATGACTATGATACTGTTGCAGGTCTTGTGTTTGATATAGCTGGTGAAGTTCCAAAAATAGGAGATGAGTTTATATGGAATAATTTTAAATTTATTATTAAGCGGTTAGAAAATAGAAGAATAGACTTAATGGAAGTAGAAATTTTAGGCGGCAGATATGAATATCAAGAGGAAGCAGGCAATGAATAG